Proteins from one Rhodohalobacter mucosus genomic window:
- a CDS encoding sugar phosphate nucleotidyltransferase, translating into MKGIILAGGTGSRLYPLTKVTNKHLLPIGFKPMIYYPIEKLTGAGIDEILIVTGTEHMGDVVNLLGSGSEFGCRFTYKVQDEAGGIAQALGLAQNFAGTEPMTVILGDNIFEAGIGQALSNYPGSGAQILIKKVPDPGRFGVPVLDGEKIVSIEEKPDQPGSEFAVTGIYMYDSTVFEIIKNLEPSNRGELEITEVNNYYIHEGNMVWSELEGWWTDAGTHESYRAANDLIFKSVGK; encoded by the coding sequence ATGAAAGGAATTATTCTAGCAGGTGGAACAGGCTCACGGCTGTATCCGCTCACCAAAGTAACCAATAAACATCTTCTTCCCATAGGTTTCAAGCCGATGATCTACTACCCCATTGAAAAGCTTACGGGAGCGGGAATTGATGAAATACTGATTGTTACAGGCACCGAGCACATGGGAGATGTGGTGAACCTGCTTGGTTCGGGGAGTGAATTCGGCTGCCGTTTTACCTACAAGGTTCAGGATGAGGCCGGAGGTATAGCTCAGGCGCTCGGACTGGCGCAGAACTTTGCGGGAACAGAGCCGATGACGGTCATATTGGGTGATAATATTTTTGAAGCCGGGATTGGCCAGGCTCTGAGTAACTACCCGGGAAGCGGTGCGCAGATACTGATCAAAAAAGTACCCGATCCGGGGCGCTTTGGCGTGCCGGTGCTGGATGGTGAAAAAATCGTCTCCATTGAGGAAAAACCGGATCAGCCCGGCTCTGAATTTGCTGTTACAGGAATTTACATGTACGATTCTACCGTGTTTGAGATTATTAAAAACCTGGAACCCTCAAACAGAGGAGAGCTTGAGATCACCGAGGTAAACAATTACTACATCCATGAGGGAAATATGGTATGGTCGGAACTGGAGGGGTGGTGGACCGATGCGGGCACGCATGAATCCTACCGGGCGGCGAACGATCTGATCTTCAAATCAGTCGGAAAATGA
- a CDS encoding DUF4835 family protein: protein MPRVCILFVLTFGWTLAAQAQEFDCDVSVNNRQISGSAYDYVMELEPEIERYLNENRWSNDRFQEQERIQCSIQILLTGVDSQFNYSAEAILSIRRPIYDSNRFSTVMVISDNNWRFNYSRNRSLIRDDLLFDELTSFLDFYAYVLLGLDYDTFSELGGTQFYNSALNIFELGQNSGAFGWGRSIGSQRNRFGLINDLTGNAYGDFRRALYRYHRQGLDRFTADPSEAREEVIAALELIRDNKRTTTNNYLYDLFFGTKYTEIVAILMEADREVRNRALTLLQNVDPAHSSEYQRLQNP from the coding sequence ATGCCCAGAGTTTGTATCCTATTTGTTTTGACTTTTGGCTGGACGCTAGCCGCCCAGGCACAGGAGTTTGACTGCGACGTTTCGGTTAACAACCGTCAGATCAGCGGTTCAGCTTATGACTATGTGATGGAGCTGGAACCGGAAATAGAGAGATACCTCAATGAAAACAGATGGTCGAATGACCGGTTTCAGGAGCAGGAGCGAATACAGTGCAGCATTCAAATCCTTCTTACGGGAGTAGACAGTCAGTTCAACTACAGTGCGGAAGCTATCCTATCTATACGCAGGCCTATCTATGACAGTAACCGGTTTTCAACCGTGATGGTTATCAGTGACAATAACTGGCGGTTTAACTATTCCAGGAACAGAAGCCTGATACGGGACGATCTGCTATTCGATGAACTGACCAGTTTTCTGGATTTTTATGCTTATGTGCTGCTGGGACTGGATTATGATACGTTTTCAGAGCTTGGAGGGACGCAATTCTATAACAGTGCACTGAACATTTTTGAACTGGGCCAGAATTCCGGCGCATTCGGCTGGGGCCGGTCGATCGGTTCACAGCGAAATCGGTTCGGCCTTATTAATGACCTGACCGGTAACGCCTACGGTGACTTCAGAAGGGCACTCTATCGCTATCACCGTCAGGGCCTCGACCGTTTTACGGCGGATCCTTCAGAGGCCAGAGAGGAGGTGATTGCGGCGCTGGAGCTGATCCGCGACAACAAGCGAACCACAACAAATAATTATCTGTACGATCTGTTCTTCGGAACCAAGTACACCGAGATCGTGGCAATCCTGATGGAGGCAGACCGGGAGGTGCGTAACCGTGCACTCACCCTTCTGCAGAATGTGGATCCGGCGCACTCATCTGAATATCAGAGACTGCAGAATCCGTGA
- a CDS encoding ComEA family DNA-binding protein gives MVNLERDLEKAVENLEPDDPDSDPEYILTYLQELAANPVNINRADLDELLLIPGLNFRLASAIVTYRLENAPFESAADLIRVPGLGKATVKSLHPYITAGSRQEQARDLYLNRKYWLNNLRGEMISRYRSILQKQDGYIRPDSLGGFRGGPVHYYQRFKFTSSKLSLNITQEKDPGEAVTGIGGFDYSSWHIAVQQAGQLQSLVIGDYSLSFGQGLLLWTGGSFGKSRDVVKSVSRNERGVRPYGSAAEAAGFRGVAFTYGNRLQISGFYSNRKRTASVRDSVHIRFPGASGYHRTISELSRRHNLTQKTTGGRLRYRFRNGHAGITGYTNHFSRPVDPGNLSYQQYRFSGHRLTGISADAGLLIRGSYLFTEGAFTSHGGKGLLIGLEQNLGPKTDAVVLFRRYEQDLQSIFGGAFGEQSGLTSNEYGFYSGLIHKIGSFLELRAYGDIYHFPAPRFRTSRPTSGSDYMLHADLVPHRKLFISVLARVKGRQSEYYARDDYGRDVRILGTAARQIARIQTEWTPTGFLRTRTRLERVRAETPEGVYSRGILFFQDLRLVPDRRVKLDMRITLFRTDDYQSRVYQFENDLLYVMSNTMLYGRGVRYYALLNLRTFSMLDIYAKVSTTVYSDRSEISSGNLRISGNRRSDAGIQVRLRL, from the coding sequence ATGGTAAATCTGGAACGAGATCTTGAAAAAGCTGTAGAGAACCTTGAGCCGGATGATCCTGATTCCGATCCGGAATACATACTGACTTATCTGCAGGAGCTCGCGGCAAACCCGGTAAACATTAACCGGGCTGATTTGGACGAACTGCTTCTTATACCCGGTTTAAATTTTCGACTGGCGTCGGCCATAGTAACCTACCGTTTGGAAAATGCACCCTTTGAATCAGCAGCAGATCTGATTCGCGTACCCGGCCTGGGTAAAGCGACAGTGAAATCACTTCACCCCTATATCACGGCCGGCAGCAGACAGGAGCAGGCTCGCGATCTGTATCTGAACAGAAAATATTGGCTGAATAACTTGCGCGGAGAGATGATTAGCCGTTACCGCTCCATACTGCAGAAACAGGACGGTTATATCCGTCCCGACAGTCTTGGGGGCTTTCGCGGGGGACCGGTTCATTATTATCAGCGCTTTAAATTTACCAGCAGCAAACTGTCTCTGAATATCACACAAGAAAAAGACCCTGGAGAAGCCGTTACGGGCATCGGCGGCTTTGATTACAGCTCATGGCATATTGCCGTTCAGCAGGCCGGACAGCTGCAGAGTCTGGTTATCGGCGACTACAGCTTGTCATTTGGCCAGGGGCTGCTGTTATGGACAGGCGGCTCATTCGGCAAAAGCAGAGACGTGGTAAAATCTGTTAGCCGAAACGAGCGCGGGGTACGGCCCTATGGCTCAGCAGCTGAAGCTGCCGGGTTTCGCGGTGTGGCTTTCACATACGGAAACAGGCTTCAGATTTCCGGATTTTACTCAAACCGAAAGCGCACGGCTTCTGTCAGGGATTCTGTCCATATCCGGTTTCCTGGTGCATCCGGATACCACCGCACCATTTCCGAATTAAGCAGAAGGCATAATCTGACACAAAAAACCACAGGCGGACGTTTGCGGTACCGGTTCAGAAACGGTCATGCGGGAATAACCGGTTACACAAATCACTTTTCACGGCCTGTCGATCCCGGCAACCTGTCCTATCAGCAGTACCGTTTCAGCGGCCACAGACTCACCGGAATCTCAGCCGATGCCGGTTTGCTTATCCGGGGCTCCTACCTGTTTACCGAAGGGGCTTTTACCTCACATGGCGGAAAAGGCCTGCTTATCGGACTTGAACAGAATTTGGGTCCAAAGACCGACGCCGTAGTGCTGTTTCGCCGTTATGAACAAGACCTGCAGTCCATTTTTGGTGGAGCCTTTGGTGAACAGAGCGGACTGACTTCCAATGAATATGGATTTTACTCAGGTTTAATCCACAAGATTGGCTCGTTCCTGGAATTGCGTGCGTACGGAGATATCTATCATTTCCCCGCCCCCCGATTTCGGACCAGCCGCCCCACATCAGGCAGCGATTATATGCTTCATGCAGATCTGGTTCCGCATCGTAAACTTTTCATCTCTGTTTTGGCGAGGGTTAAAGGGCGTCAGTCAGAATATTACGCCCGTGATGATTATGGCCGTGATGTGCGAATACTGGGCACGGCTGCAAGACAGATTGCCAGAATACAGACGGAGTGGACCCCCACCGGTTTTCTTCGCACCCGGACACGACTGGAACGGGTTCGAGCTGAGACTCCTGAAGGTGTTTATTCCCGGGGAATTCTCTTTTTTCAGGATTTGAGACTGGTTCCCGACAGGCGGGTGAAACTGGATATGCGCATTACACTTTTCCGGACCGACGATTATCAATCCAGGGTTTATCAGTTTGAAAATGATCTGCTTTACGTGATGTCGAATACCATGCTTTACGGCCGGGGAGTTCGGTATTATGCATTGCTGAATCTGAGGACCTTTTCCATGCTCGATATATACGCGAAAGTGTCGACAACCGTGTACAGTGACCGGTCTGAAATAAGCAGCGGCAATTTACGAATCTCTGGCAATCGCAGAAGCGATGCCGGCATTCAGGTACGGCTTCGGCTCTGA
- a CDS encoding invasin domain 3-containing protein, which translates to MSKPLFTKMFVFGLALLSVIGGVREAAAQDVIQASGGTIISIDTVIDGVFTSISGPTIRETSAGQLSNNGTIVLTLPSGFEWNSSLTGTNIIVDIAPVGAQNTGLNVVFESISATEATFRVTSESRSRGAGQGPGRVTISGLELIPTTTSVPNTGQITNTGSTGPTGVNYGSLSTIPGSIEEVNVETVADGTGSIVSAQSLLAAESLEVFAIARDAGGNFIENIALGGASDWRLINITGNLDQSNLTPAANLRSATFSSNLTGSANIEAFFSGAILNPSGTITVLPREASQMVIQTQPSENAVAGVPFDRQPVIELLDFFGNRATVDNSTNVSAAILSGGGSLLGTLTSTSVNGLVSFGDLALTAAGNITLEFSSGSLSSVISDPITVEAGAPSQMQFLTLPQNVTEGIIISPSITVGLYDAFNNPAPVSGISISLALESGSGTFTASDQLTNAAGVAAFDDAVFATQGTKTIRASAAGGSIADQISGDITVLGDDQVSNFLIEATDGSAIGTQTAGVPFDVRITAVNGSGTTITDFTGTVDITSTSSIASGGGTTAAFTAGVLAAHTVSLTTSGEHTLTATITGETVSGTSELFTVNPAGVDFASSEVTANPERIVANGTSTSDLTVTLRDEFGNQVNSGGETIELTTTSGQLSNQNVAGESSLFADDNSDGTYSATLTSADSIDVATITALENSTAFATTDVEFVSGEINAFLITLPENAGAPAVQTAGMPFNISVEAVDISGNRIVSFSGNLQFTSEADISSGETAVINNGFLENHPVTITSTGDDITLSVTDPSLFGISGTSVPFVVVANDPEPSLSQVSVNPAVIKNNGVDQSTVTVILRDQFLNQVFADYTSSISLSSIQISENGIPTGGTPDATLGALTFFPLSGEYKADLSSTTTREVVEISADYNGTALPQNPQVSIVAPNTWQPSGAPNQRNDWTRTENWSLGTVPGPTDFVIIPGGAADYPDLDLNVSIGSIEIESGGELVLFGGNSIDISGSAEVNGIFDIEDDTFLDIRGDFTGTGSFSTGVSVEIDLGGDVTIDSFLARTNDSIIRLNGESQQVVNSPNILAQRLEVLNNVLVTTGDLIDSNDIFISDGNTLELQTGAGITLDATNTITGEGTLLLNDNTLVVRGNFDLNRVDASEGTVIFGIRLDENFVDFPDLEQQQIANLSEMKNVIINNINGVRTFQDILVDGTLVLENGELIIASGSNFIAPDITYNNGSLTFQRTISQPGWRLMSSPITSTFDDLFGELTVQGIGGTTFIDRQPNILWYDESVEGTDNQRWRAPANVADNLETGRGYFFYVFGDVPGDSDYNDNLPTTLSVNGQENIPAAADFTFPVTYTAAADTGWNIVGNPFGATLNWDDAGWTKENIDNVIYVWDRASNQYRYWNGVAGNLGNGLIAPFQAFWVKANAEDPELSVQTGAKTTGGIFRKENRYEQIPVIALELETEFHSTSTHFSFTENGSFATDSQDAYRLLPFEADTYLEIYSLFEDGTELAVNNLPRDFGKTIEIPVQVGALQDATFYNGLVTMTWSEFENIPESWTVELQDNHTGNRINLRETTFYDFEVSGQGKSLYAMNTVENFRLLAKAKSNSSNPRFSLLITPGSDGSEFPEEVMLDQNFPNPFNPVTSIRFGLPAEDRVRIDVYDVLGRKVLTLTDQRYQAGFHSVQFDGRSLSSGVYLYRLITSDRVMNKKMTFIK; encoded by the coding sequence ATGAGTAAGCCCCTATTCACAAAAATGTTTGTTTTTGGACTGGCATTATTGTCTGTGATAGGAGGGGTACGTGAAGCAGCTGCACAGGATGTGATTCAGGCCTCGGGAGGAACCATTATTTCCATCGATACGGTGATTGACGGCGTTTTTACATCAATCAGCGGACCCACCATTCGTGAAACCAGCGCAGGTCAGCTTTCCAATAATGGAACCATCGTACTTACACTGCCCTCAGGATTTGAGTGGAATTCTTCACTCACAGGAACCAATATTATCGTGGATATCGCACCTGTTGGAGCTCAGAATACCGGCTTAAACGTCGTATTTGAATCGATATCCGCAACGGAAGCAACATTTCGCGTAACATCCGAAAGCCGCAGCCGGGGCGCAGGGCAGGGGCCCGGTCGGGTGACCATCAGCGGCCTTGAACTTATTCCAACCACTACCAGCGTTCCAAATACCGGACAAATCACCAATACCGGCTCCACAGGCCCGACCGGCGTGAATTATGGCAGTTTAAGCACGATTCCGGGAAGTATTGAGGAGGTAAATGTTGAAACCGTCGCTGACGGAACCGGCAGTATCGTATCGGCACAGTCGCTACTTGCAGCCGAGAGTCTTGAGGTATTTGCAATTGCACGAGATGCGGGAGGTAATTTTATTGAAAATATAGCACTTGGCGGAGCATCCGACTGGAGACTTATCAACATCACCGGGAACCTTGATCAAAGCAACCTGACCCCTGCCGCTAACCTTCGCAGTGCCACCTTTTCCTCCAATTTAACCGGATCTGCGAATATTGAAGCATTTTTCAGCGGTGCTATTTTAAATCCCTCGGGCACAATCACTGTTCTTCCCAGAGAAGCCAGCCAAATGGTTATTCAAACTCAGCCTTCAGAAAATGCTGTTGCAGGAGTTCCATTTGACAGGCAACCGGTGATTGAACTGCTCGACTTTTTCGGAAATCGCGCAACAGTAGACAACTCCACAAATGTATCAGCAGCCATTCTAAGCGGTGGAGGATCCCTTCTTGGCACGTTAACGTCTACCTCTGTGAACGGCCTTGTATCATTCGGCGATCTTGCACTAACGGCTGCCGGAAACATTACACTGGAGTTTTCGTCAGGCTCTCTGAGTTCGGTCATATCGGATCCGATCACGGTAGAAGCTGGAGCTCCATCACAGATGCAGTTTTTAACACTGCCACAAAATGTTACAGAGGGAATCATTATATCACCTTCAATCACAGTCGGTCTGTATGATGCTTTTAACAATCCGGCTCCTGTATCCGGAATATCCATCAGCCTGGCTCTGGAAAGCGGGTCCGGCACCTTTACCGCCAGTGATCAGCTAACGAATGCAGCGGGTGTCGCTGCCTTTGACGACGCCGTATTCGCTACGCAGGGAACCAAAACCATCAGGGCATCAGCAGCAGGCGGCTCCATTGCAGATCAGATTAGCGGTGATATCACGGTTTTGGGTGACGATCAGGTCTCCAATTTTCTTATCGAAGCAACAGATGGTTCGGCAATCGGCACACAGACTGCCGGCGTACCTTTTGATGTGCGCATAACGGCTGTCAACGGTTCCGGAACAACTATTACTGATTTTACGGGCACAGTGGATATTACGTCGACAAGCTCAATTGCAAGCGGGGGCGGAACCACAGCGGCTTTTACAGCTGGTGTACTGGCCGCCCATACCGTTTCCCTGACCACGTCTGGTGAGCATACCCTGACAGCAACTATTACAGGTGAAACCGTATCCGGCACATCGGAATTATTCACCGTCAACCCTGCAGGTGTTGACTTCGCTTCCTCTGAAGTAACCGCAAATCCGGAACGGATTGTGGCAAACGGTACATCTACATCAGATCTCACGGTAACACTCAGGGACGAATTTGGGAATCAGGTGAACAGCGGCGGTGAAACCATCGAGTTAACCACGACATCCGGTCAGCTAAGTAACCAGAATGTGGCCGGTGAATCGTCTCTTTTTGCGGATGATAACAGTGACGGTACATATTCAGCGACACTCACATCCGCAGACTCGATTGATGTGGCAACCATCACGGCACTTGAAAACAGCACAGCATTTGCTACTACCGATGTTGAGTTTGTTTCCGGTGAGATCAATGCATTTCTGATCACACTGCCAGAGAACGCAGGTGCCCCGGCTGTACAGACTGCCGGTATGCCATTTAACATCTCCGTTGAGGCCGTTGACATAAGCGGCAACCGGATAGTAAGCTTTTCCGGCAATCTCCAGTTTACATCCGAGGCAGACATCAGCAGTGGTGAGACTGCGGTCATTAATAACGGATTTCTTGAAAATCACCCCGTTACCATTACATCCACCGGAGACGATATCACACTCTCAGTCACCGATCCCAGTCTTTTTGGCATCAGCGGTACAAGTGTTCCTTTTGTAGTTGTGGCAAACGATCCGGAACCATCCTTATCGCAGGTATCCGTAAATCCGGCCGTGATCAAAAATAACGGGGTGGATCAAAGCACTGTAACTGTCATTTTGAGGGATCAATTCTTAAATCAGGTATTCGCAGATTATACCTCATCCATTTCTCTATCGTCCATTCAAATTTCAGAAAATGGCATTCCAACCGGTGGAACGCCGGACGCAACGCTGGGTGCACTTACATTTTTCCCTCTCAGCGGGGAATACAAGGCAGACCTTTCGTCAACCACAACCCGGGAAGTAGTGGAAATATCTGCCGACTACAATGGCACCGCACTCCCGCAAAACCCACAGGTCAGCATCGTTGCACCGAACACATGGCAGCCCAGCGGGGCACCTAATCAGCGAAATGACTGGACTCGCACCGAAAACTGGTCTTTGGGAACCGTACCCGGACCCACCGATTTCGTGATCATTCCGGGCGGAGCAGCAGATTATCCCGATCTGGATCTGAATGTCAGTATTGGAAGTATTGAGATAGAATCCGGTGGGGAACTGGTGCTTTTTGGGGGAAATTCAATAGACATATCCGGAAGCGCAGAAGTGAACGGAATCTTTGATATCGAAGACGACACGTTTCTCGATATTCGCGGCGACTTTACCGGCACAGGCTCTTTTTCAACTGGGGTGTCCGTTGAGATTGATCTCGGCGGTGATGTGACCATTGACAGTTTTCTTGCCCGAACAAATGATTCCATCATCCGTTTGAATGGCGAATCGCAGCAGGTAGTTAATTCTCCGAACATTCTTGCCCAACGCCTTGAAGTGCTCAATAATGTTTTGGTTACCACCGGCGACCTGATTGATTCAAATGACATTTTTATATCTGACGGCAATACGCTGGAACTCCAGACCGGGGCTGGCATCACACTCGATGCCACAAATACCATAACAGGTGAAGGAACCCTTCTACTGAACGATAATACACTTGTAGTTCGGGGCAATTTTGATCTGAACCGCGTTGATGCAAGCGAAGGAACCGTCATTTTCGGAATCCGTCTCGACGAAAATTTTGTTGATTTTCCGGATCTTGAACAGCAGCAGATTGCCAACCTGAGTGAAATGAAGAATGTGATCATAAACAACATTAACGGCGTACGAACTTTTCAGGACATTTTGGTTGACGGTACCCTGGTACTTGAAAACGGTGAGCTGATCATTGCATCAGGCAGCAATTTTATAGCTCCAGACATCACGTATAACAACGGTTCACTTACTTTTCAGAGAACCATCAGTCAACCGGGCTGGCGGTTAATGAGTTCCCCCATAACGTCTACATTCGATGACCTTTTTGGAGAACTCACCGTTCAGGGAATCGGCGGAACAACGTTCATTGACCGGCAACCCAATATCCTGTGGTACGACGAATCGGTTGAGGGTACGGATAATCAGCGCTGGAGGGCTCCTGCCAACGTTGCTGACAATCTTGAAACCGGACGCGGTTATTTCTTCTATGTATTCGGCGATGTTCCCGGAGACAGCGACTACAATGATAATCTGCCAACCACGCTTTCCGTTAACGGACAGGAAAACATTCCTGCAGCTGCGGATTTTACGTTTCCCGTTACCTACACCGCGGCAGCTGATACAGGCTGGAACATCGTAGGTAATCCTTTTGGTGCAACTCTGAATTGGGACGACGCGGGATGGACCAAGGAGAATATAGACAATGTGATTTATGTTTGGGACCGCGCGAGCAATCAATACCGATACTGGAACGGAGTAGCAGGCAATCTTGGAAATGGACTCATTGCGCCTTTTCAGGCTTTTTGGGTGAAGGCAAATGCAGAAGATCCGGAGCTCAGTGTGCAGACCGGCGCTAAAACTACCGGTGGTATCTTCAGAAAAGAGAACCGATATGAACAGATCCCTGTAATTGCCCTCGAACTTGAAACCGAGTTTCATTCCACTTCCACTCATTTTTCATTTACTGAAAATGGAAGTTTTGCAACCGATTCGCAGGACGCGTACCGTCTGCTGCCTTTCGAAGCGGACACCTATCTGGAAATCTATTCCCTTTTTGAAGACGGTACCGAACTGGCTGTAAATAACCTTCCCAGGGATTTTGGAAAAACCATTGAAATTCCTGTTCAGGTTGGTGCATTGCAGGATGCAACCTTTTACAATGGGCTGGTAACCATGACATGGTCTGAATTTGAAAACATTCCGGAAAGCTGGACTGTGGAACTTCAGGACAATCATACCGGCAATCGGATTAATCTGCGGGAGACAACGTTTTACGACTTCGAGGTAAGCGGCCAGGGCAAGTCGCTATATGCCATGAACACCGTTGAGAATTTCAGGCTTCTTGCCAAAGCAAAATCGAACTCATCCAATCCGCGTTTCAGTCTTCTGATAACGCCAGGAAGTGATGGAAGCGAGTTTCCTGAAGAGGTAATGCTTGATCAGAACTTCCCGAATCCATTCAATCCCGTTACCTCTATACGTTTCGGACTGCCGGCTGAAGACAGAGTAAGAATTGATGTTTACGATGTATTGGGCCGCAAGGTACTCACCCTTACCGATCAGCGATATCAGGCCGGATTCCATTCAGTTCAGTTTGACGGACGTTCCCTTTCAAGCGGCGTATATCTTTACAGGCTGATTACGTCGGACCGTGTGATGAACAAAAAAATGACTTTTATCAAATAG